The proteins below are encoded in one region of Paenarthrobacter ilicis:
- a CDS encoding VOC family protein encodes MTIRLNPYISFRDNARDAITFYESVFGGELTISTFADYQASENPAEANKVMHAMLTTAGGLTLMAADTPEGMEYNPGDNVSVSLSGEATDDAELRGYWDKLVDGGSVTVPLETAPWGDAFGMCVDKFGIAWLVNIAGGQG; translated from the coding sequence ATGACCATTCGACTCAATCCCTACATCTCGTTCAGGGATAACGCCCGTGATGCCATCACCTTCTATGAATCGGTATTTGGCGGTGAACTCACCATCAGCACCTTTGCCGACTATCAAGCCAGCGAGAATCCCGCCGAGGCCAACAAGGTGATGCATGCGATGCTGACCACCGCCGGAGGACTGACGCTCATGGCCGCCGATACGCCGGAGGGCATGGAATACAACCCGGGGGACAACGTGTCGGTCTCGCTCAGCGGCGAGGCGACGGATGACGCCGAGCTTCGGGGCTATTGGGACAAACTGGTCGACGGCGGTTCGGTCACCGTGCCGCTGGAGACTGCACCTTGGGGTGATGCCTTTGGCATGTGCGTCGACAAGTTCGGTATTGCCTGGCTGGTCAATATCGCCGGTGGACAGGGCTGA
- a CDS encoding Lrp/AsnC family transcriptional regulator, with amino-acid sequence MQDYEFDERDLRLLHALQIRPRATWAALAPVVGADAVTLARRWSALQAAGLAWITTYTGPGTKYAGALMEIACSPASIATATEELANDPEVLSVDQTAGARDLIVTLLCRDDADLGRYVLDRIPAIAGITSSRTHRGIKLLADAQQWRLRSLLEREIQQLEAALPQPASARRGIPSETESKVAAILRSDPRASVSRISEEATISPTRARESLATILAEKRLIVRTEVARLYTPWPIAVWYFLRVPVTQVEAVAGRLVGLQEVRLVTTTAGHYSILMLVWLRRVEDMTLLERQLGERLPFAEIMDRSIVWRTPKHMGKRLTPDGRLLM; translated from the coding sequence ATGCAGGATTACGAATTCGACGAGCGGGATCTCCGGCTCCTCCATGCTTTGCAAATTCGCCCACGAGCGACGTGGGCGGCGTTGGCGCCGGTGGTGGGCGCGGACGCAGTCACACTTGCCCGACGCTGGAGTGCCCTTCAGGCCGCGGGACTGGCATGGATCACCACCTACACCGGACCAGGCACCAAGTATGCCGGGGCCCTGATGGAGATCGCCTGCTCCCCCGCCAGTATTGCAACGGCCACGGAGGAGCTCGCCAACGATCCGGAAGTCTTGTCGGTGGACCAAACAGCGGGCGCGCGGGACCTCATAGTCACCCTGCTGTGCCGCGACGACGCGGATCTTGGCCGGTATGTGTTGGATAGGATTCCTGCCATTGCCGGGATCACAAGCTCCCGGACCCACCGCGGCATCAAGTTGCTGGCCGATGCCCAGCAATGGCGCCTCAGGTCACTTCTGGAACGGGAAATCCAGCAGCTGGAAGCAGCACTCCCCCAGCCGGCGTCCGCCCGTCGAGGCATCCCGTCCGAGACGGAAAGCAAGGTTGCCGCCATCCTCAGATCAGATCCGAGGGCTTCAGTCTCCCGCATTTCCGAGGAAGCAACGATCAGCCCCACCCGGGCCAGGGAGTCGCTTGCCACCATTTTGGCGGAAAAACGGCTTATCGTCCGCACCGAAGTGGCCCGCCTCTATACCCCCTGGCCGATCGCTGTCTGGTACTTCCTGAGGGTGCCCGTCACTCAAGTTGAAGCGGTCGCCGGTCGGTTGGTGGGCCTACAGGAAGTACGTTTGGTCACCACCACAGCTGGTCACTATTCGATCCTCATGCTGGTCTGGCTGCGCCGCGTCGAAGACATGACCCTGCTGGAGCGGCAATTGGGCGAACGACTCCCCTTCGCCGAGATCATGGACCGTTCCATCGTGTGGCGGACGCCAAAACACATGGGAAAGAGGCTGACGCCCGATGGCCGGCTGCTTATGTGA
- a CDS encoding RNA polymerase sigma factor, whose translation MSGIALIQEPVTTTGVQSQESETDPDLVDAVRSGDLAAFSRLYQRHRALAGYVARAECDNRSDADDVVADAFASVLDSLVAGHGPRDSFQAYLTTAVRRLAYRRNVKSRRAPILGYGSAMDALILDDDQGIMALESTVLMKAFQALPLRWRAVLWCVEVEGLKPAATARVMELTPNGVSSLLIRAREGLRQAYLQEHVPPPISGACTDISKYLGKFVRNAVRQAAKARVDQHLAACTRCTEALVELRELQSVMPGRSATA comes from the coding sequence ATGTCCGGTATCGCCCTGATTCAGGAGCCCGTCACCACAACAGGCGTCCAATCCCAGGAATCCGAAACAGACCCGGATCTGGTGGATGCTGTTCGATCGGGGGATCTTGCGGCCTTCAGCCGGCTTTATCAGAGGCACCGTGCTTTGGCCGGCTATGTTGCTCGCGCCGAGTGCGACAACCGCAGTGACGCCGACGACGTTGTCGCGGACGCCTTCGCCTCTGTTCTGGACTCTCTGGTGGCAGGACACGGACCACGTGATTCCTTTCAGGCGTATCTCACAACAGCAGTGCGGCGGCTTGCCTATCGACGCAACGTCAAGAGCCGGCGTGCCCCCATACTCGGTTACGGCAGCGCGATGGATGCGCTGATCCTGGATGACGACCAAGGAATAATGGCCCTGGAATCAACGGTCTTGATGAAAGCCTTTCAGGCCCTGCCACTGCGGTGGAGGGCTGTCTTGTGGTGCGTGGAAGTTGAGGGCTTGAAGCCTGCGGCTACGGCGCGGGTGATGGAGTTGACTCCCAATGGGGTGTCATCGTTGTTGATCAGAGCCCGCGAGGGCCTTCGCCAGGCATATCTGCAGGAACATGTCCCGCCGCCAATAAGTGGCGCATGCACCGACATCTCCAAATACTTGGGAAAGTTCGTCAGAAATGCTGTCCGCCAAGCTGCCAAGGCGCGCGTGGATCAGCACTTGGCTGCTTGCACGCGCTGCACGGAAGCGTTGGTGGAGCTGAGGGAACTGCAGTCAGTGATGCCCGGCAGAAGCGCTACGGCGTAG
- a CDS encoding type III polyketide synthase, whose translation MPVYMRSLETAVPPTILVQQQARDVFASQPNLTRLGTRLVSTCFDSAAIDTRYTAVAELSLDAHPETPLFFDPATNQVLSPSTKVRNEIFATEATKLFVEAGKTAVASASGIDLDDITHVITVSCTGFFNPGPDYKVVRALGLSPSVQRYHLGFMGCYAAFPAMKAAKQFCVADPQAVVLVICVELCSLHVRTSNDPDTIMGSAIFGDGAAAAIITAREPESDEPVIRLDHFETVLTPVGEEAMAWNIGDEGFEMVLGTYVPHIIEEHITGALEPLLAKDPQLSGVPYRDITHWAIHPGGRSILDKVESKLELTEKQLIPARETLREYGNMSSATVLFVLKYMLQRKAEQPEERICSMAFGPGLTVETGLFTLVSPSL comes from the coding sequence ATGCCGGTATACATGAGGTCCCTCGAAACCGCAGTCCCGCCAACTATCCTCGTCCAGCAGCAGGCCCGCGACGTTTTCGCTTCCCAACCTAACCTGACCAGGCTGGGCACCCGACTCGTTTCCACCTGTTTCGACTCAGCCGCCATTGATACCCGCTACACGGCAGTTGCGGAACTGAGCCTCGATGCCCACCCGGAGACCCCGCTGTTCTTCGACCCCGCCACCAACCAGGTATTGAGCCCCAGCACGAAAGTCCGCAACGAAATTTTCGCCACGGAAGCCACCAAATTGTTTGTGGAAGCCGGCAAGACTGCCGTGGCCAGCGCTTCGGGGATCGACTTGGACGACATCACCCACGTCATCACCGTGAGTTGCACAGGCTTTTTCAACCCGGGACCTGACTACAAGGTGGTCCGCGCGCTCGGTTTGAGCCCCTCAGTCCAGCGCTACCACCTGGGGTTCATGGGTTGCTATGCCGCATTTCCTGCCATGAAAGCTGCCAAACAATTCTGCGTGGCGGATCCCCAAGCAGTGGTCCTGGTGATCTGTGTGGAACTGTGTTCGCTGCACGTCAGGACCTCCAACGACCCGGACACCATCATGGGTTCTGCGATCTTCGGCGACGGAGCGGCCGCAGCGATCATCACCGCCCGTGAACCCGAAAGCGATGAGCCCGTGATCCGCCTGGACCACTTCGAAACGGTCCTGACTCCGGTGGGCGAAGAAGCGATGGCCTGGAACATCGGCGATGAGGGGTTTGAAATGGTGCTGGGCACCTACGTTCCCCACATCATTGAGGAGCACATCACCGGTGCCCTTGAGCCCCTCCTTGCCAAGGATCCGCAGTTGTCGGGGGTCCCTTACCGGGACATCACCCACTGGGCCATCCACCCTGGGGGCCGGAGCATCCTGGACAAAGTTGAATCCAAATTGGAACTCACGGAGAAGCAGCTCATACCGGCCAGGGAGACGCTGAGGGAATACGGCAACATGAGCAGTGCAACGGTCCTGTTTGTCTTGAAATACATGCTGCAAAGGAAGGCTGAGCAACCGGAGGAACGGATCTGTTCCATGGCTTTCGGCCCCGGCCTGACCGTGGAAACCGGCCTCTTTACATTGGTCTCCCCCAGCTTGTGA
- a CDS encoding VOC family protein, whose amino-acid sequence MQKISTCLWFDGQAEEAALFYTGIFDNSSMGQTMPGPGGVPLTVEFDIEGRHFMGLNGGPAFSFNEAVSMVVNCETQEEVDRYWDALLEGGQESQCGWLKDKFGLSWQVVPQGMGEFLGGPDPEGSQRAMAAMMKMRKLDINALRAAYNSDQVTGNQQQVKGPGE is encoded by the coding sequence GTGCAAAAAATATCCACGTGTTTGTGGTTTGACGGGCAGGCTGAGGAAGCCGCCTTGTTCTACACGGGCATTTTCGACAACTCGTCGATGGGACAAACGATGCCAGGTCCGGGCGGCGTGCCATTGACCGTTGAGTTCGACATTGAGGGCAGGCACTTCATGGGCCTTAATGGTGGCCCGGCCTTCAGTTTCAATGAGGCCGTCTCCATGGTGGTGAACTGTGAAACCCAGGAAGAGGTGGACCGCTACTGGGATGCCCTGCTGGAGGGAGGGCAGGAAAGCCAGTGCGGTTGGCTGAAGGATAAGTTCGGCCTCTCGTGGCAGGTTGTGCCGCAGGGGATGGGGGAGTTCCTGGGTGGTCCGGATCCCGAAGGATCCCAGCGGGCCATGGCGGCAATGATGAAAATGCGGAAGCTCGACATCAACGCCTTGCGCGCCGCGTACAACAGTGACCAGGTCACCGGGAATCAGCAGCAAGTGAAAGGACCAGGAGAATGA
- a CDS encoding ATP-binding cassette domain-containing protein, with the protein MSTVRNPATHNPASHVADTHELIRVQGARENNLKNVSVDIPKRRLTVFTGVSGSGKSSLVFATIAAESQRMINETYSAFVQGFMPSLARPDVDMLEGLTTAIIVDQERMGSNPRSTVGTATDANAMLRILFSRLAQPNIGSPNAYSFNVPTVKASGAITVERGEGKTKTEKASFNRLGGMCSRCEGMGSVNDFDLTALFDAGKSLSEGALTIPGYTMDGWYGRIFSGSGFFSMDKPLGKFTKKEMHDLLYREPTKIKVEGINLTYEGVIPKIQKSMLSKDVDALQPHIRAFVERAITFTTCPECDGTRLSPEARSSKINGKSIADVCSMQISDLAAWIRTLDEPSVAPLLTGLQHLLDSFADIGLGYLSLDRPAGTLSGGEAQRTKMIRHLGSSLTDITYVFDEPTIGLHPHDIERMNQLLLQLRDKGNTVLVVEHKPETIAIADHVVDLGPAAGSGGGSVCFEGDVEGLRGSSTTTGRHMDDRASIKASVRPANGKLKIRGASTNNLKNVDVDIPLGVLCVLTGVAGSGKSSLIHGSAAKREGVLVIDQGAIRGSRRSNPATYTGLLEPVRKAFGKANGVKPALFSSNSEGACPTCNGAGVIYTDLGVMATVESTCEECDGKRFQAAVLEYRLGGSNIAEVLAMSVDEAGKFFSEGDAKTPAAHKVLTRLADVGLGYLTLGQPLTTLSGGERQRLKLATQMSEKGDIYILDEPTTGLHLADVQNLLGMLDRLVDSGKSVIVIEHHQAVMAHADWIIDLGPGAGHDGGAIVFDGTPADLVAGKATLTGKHLAAYVGA; encoded by the coding sequence ATGAGTACTGTCCGGAACCCGGCGACGCACAATCCGGCATCGCATGTAGCCGACACTCATGAGCTCATCAGGGTTCAAGGCGCCCGCGAGAACAATCTGAAGAATGTCAGCGTGGACATTCCGAAAAGGCGCCTGACTGTTTTCACGGGCGTCTCCGGTTCAGGCAAGAGTTCCCTGGTGTTCGCCACCATCGCCGCAGAGTCCCAGCGCATGATCAACGAGACGTACAGCGCGTTCGTCCAAGGCTTCATGCCCAGCCTTGCCCGCCCCGATGTGGACATGCTTGAAGGACTCACCACGGCCATCATTGTTGACCAGGAGCGCATGGGCTCCAACCCCCGGTCCACCGTTGGAACCGCAACCGACGCCAATGCGATGCTCCGCATTCTCTTCAGCCGCCTGGCCCAGCCAAACATTGGCTCGCCCAATGCATACTCCTTCAACGTCCCCACGGTGAAAGCCAGCGGTGCCATCACCGTGGAGCGGGGCGAAGGCAAGACCAAGACGGAGAAGGCAAGTTTCAACCGCCTCGGCGGGATGTGCTCCCGTTGCGAGGGCATGGGTTCCGTCAACGACTTTGATCTCACCGCCCTCTTTGACGCGGGCAAATCCCTCAGTGAGGGGGCGCTGACCATTCCCGGCTACACCATGGATGGCTGGTACGGGCGGATTTTCAGTGGCTCCGGCTTCTTCAGCATGGACAAGCCCCTCGGCAAGTTCACCAAGAAGGAGATGCACGATCTCCTGTACCGGGAGCCCACCAAAATCAAGGTTGAGGGTATCAACCTGACGTACGAAGGGGTGATCCCCAAGATCCAGAAGTCCATGCTCAGCAAGGACGTGGATGCCCTGCAGCCCCACATCCGCGCGTTCGTGGAGCGGGCCATCACCTTTACGACATGTCCCGAATGCGATGGCACCCGGCTCAGTCCCGAGGCCAGGTCCTCCAAGATCAACGGGAAGAGTATTGCTGACGTCTGCTCCATGCAGATCAGTGATCTCGCAGCCTGGATACGTACGCTGGATGAGCCCTCTGTGGCTCCCTTGCTCACGGGTCTCCAGCACCTGCTGGATTCCTTTGCGGACATCGGCCTGGGGTACCTTTCCCTGGACCGCCCCGCCGGCACGTTGTCCGGGGGAGAGGCCCAGCGGACCAAAATGATCCGCCACCTGGGCTCGTCCCTGACGGATATCACGTATGTCTTTGATGAGCCCACCATAGGGCTCCACCCGCATGACATCGAGCGGATGAACCAACTCCTGCTCCAATTGCGGGACAAGGGAAACACTGTCCTGGTGGTGGAACACAAACCCGAAACCATAGCCATCGCCGATCACGTGGTGGATCTCGGACCAGCCGCAGGCAGCGGCGGAGGGTCAGTCTGCTTTGAAGGCGACGTTGAAGGTTTGCGGGGGAGCAGCACCACCACCGGCCGCCATATGGATGACCGTGCCTCCATCAAGGCGAGCGTGCGTCCGGCCAACGGAAAGCTGAAGATCAGGGGCGCCTCCACGAACAATTTGAAAAATGTGGACGTCGACATCCCGCTGGGCGTTCTGTGTGTCCTGACCGGCGTGGCTGGTTCAGGCAAGAGTTCACTGATCCATGGCTCGGCGGCCAAACGCGAGGGCGTCCTGGTGATAGACCAGGGAGCCATCCGTGGTTCCCGGCGAAGCAATCCGGCGACGTATACGGGTTTGCTGGAGCCGGTCCGAAAGGCTTTCGGCAAAGCCAACGGTGTCAAGCCGGCCCTGTTCAGTTCCAACTCGGAAGGCGCCTGCCCAACTTGTAACGGCGCAGGCGTGATCTACACCGATCTGGGCGTCATGGCCACGGTGGAGTCCACGTGCGAGGAATGCGATGGAAAGCGCTTTCAAGCGGCCGTCCTTGAATACAGGCTCGGTGGCAGCAATATTGCAGAAGTGCTTGCAATGTCTGTGGACGAAGCTGGAAAGTTCTTCAGTGAAGGAGACGCAAAGACTCCCGCTGCACACAAAGTCCTCACCAGGCTTGCTGACGTTGGGCTCGGATACCTGACCCTCGGACAGCCGCTCACCACGTTGTCCGGCGGTGAACGCCAACGCCTGAAGCTTGCCACGCAGATGTCCGAAAAGGGCGACATCTACATCCTGGACGAGCCAACCACTGGACTCCACCTGGCCGATGTCCAGAACCTGCTGGGAATGCTTGACCGGCTTGTCGACTCAGGGAAATCGGTCATTGTGATCGAACACCACCAGGCTGTGATGGCACACGCTGACTGGATCATTGACCTGGGTCCGGGCGCAGGTCACGACGGCGGCGCAATAGTTTTCGACGGAACTCCCGCTGATCTTGTGGCAGGGAAAGCCACGCTCACGGGTAAACACTTGGCAGCTTACGTAGGTGCTTGA
- a CDS encoding DUF3054 domain-containing protein, giving the protein MLFTSKHWIAAAAADFLLILLFAAIGRDAHSRGDIITGVFSTAWPFLAGAGVAWLALRLWRFPLGLLPAGVGVWIGAVLLGMILRSITGQTVVPAFVVVATISLGLFLVGYRGLILLIRRWSASRNGRN; this is encoded by the coding sequence ATGCTTTTCACTTCCAAACACTGGATTGCTGCTGCCGCGGCGGACTTTCTCCTGATTCTTCTCTTTGCGGCCATTGGCCGGGATGCACACTCACGAGGGGACATCATCACCGGGGTGTTTTCCACAGCATGGCCCTTCCTCGCCGGCGCAGGAGTGGCGTGGCTGGCCCTTCGGCTGTGGCGCTTCCCACTTGGTCTTTTGCCGGCCGGAGTTGGCGTTTGGATTGGGGCAGTCCTCCTCGGAATGATCCTCCGGAGCATCACTGGGCAGACCGTGGTCCCGGCATTCGTCGTGGTTGCAACCATCAGCCTCGGACTGTTCCTGGTGGGCTACCGGGGCCTAATACTTCTGATCAGGCGCTGGTCCGCCTCGCGGAATGGACGCAATTGA
- a CDS encoding Lrp/AsnC family transcriptional regulator: MITAFVLIKTDASRIPETAEQISAIQGISEVYSVTGEWDLIAVARVSKHDELADVIADKLSKVASVVHTTTHIAFRAYSQHDLDAAFALGFE; the protein is encoded by the coding sequence GTGATCACCGCTTTTGTCCTGATCAAGACCGATGCTTCCCGCATTCCGGAAACCGCGGAACAGATTTCCGCCATCCAGGGAATCAGCGAGGTTTACTCGGTCACCGGCGAGTGGGACCTGATCGCGGTAGCACGCGTCTCCAAGCACGACGAGCTCGCGGACGTCATTGCCGACAAGCTGTCCAAGGTTGCTTCAGTGGTCCACACGACAACCCACATTGCGTTCCGCGCTTACTCGCAACACGACCTGGACGCCGCTTTCGCCCTCGGCTTCGAGTAG